The Candidatus Thorarchaeota archaeon genome segment CCGAGAGCTCTTGTTGGAGTATGGTGAGTCTGAAATGCAAGAATATGGGGAGAGCATGATTGGAGATGCCGCGTTGGTTTTGCCAAACGCCACCTTCACACAAAGGATTGAATTGCATTACGACAATCTCACCTTCTGGCATACACCAGGTCACACGCCCGATTGTAGCAGTATGTATGATTCCGAGGATGCAGTACTTTTCGTTGGAGACAATGTGGAAAGCCCCATCCCGTTCCTAGATACTCCTGACATCGATGGATATCTCAGGAGTATAGAGTCATATTTTGAAGTGGATTGGGACTTATTGGTGACGAGTCACGATTCTCCCACGAAGGAGGCGAACTTGATACGAGAGAATATTGATTATCTTGCTAGGTTCTTGTCTAAGGGATATGATTCATCGCTCGATGATGAAGCTACTTCAATCCGACACGCCCGGAATCTTGTAACCGTGGCCAAGAGTGAAACGGAAGAAATGGGAAAAAGCATTTCACGGGAGTACCTTGGTCGGGCCAGAGCGATTCTCGAAAGGTTCGAAGATAACCCGACTGCTCTCAAGCTATTGAAAAAACTTGATCAGCTACTCTCATCATTTTATTAGATTCTCAAGTGTGATAAGATACACCACTACGATTCAAAAGGGCTGGAGGCACGGGGTACTTTGTTCACTTCTGAAAATTAATCGAATGGAGTAACAAAAGCGGATTATTTTCCTCGTTCTGAGCTTTGGAGCCTCGTTTATTGCATAGTGGCCATTATAAGTATTAGAAACGCTCATTGTCGAATCTGTATAACGCTTTATTCAAGAAACCCCGAACCTTATATAATGCGGATACTAAACCACGTATACTGAACGATTTAGATACTTTAAGTATCTGATTCGGAGGAGATTAAACTGGCAGAAGAAGAACGCGTAAGAGAAAGAGAAAGAGCTCCAATGGGATACGGAGGAGCTAGCATTGCCTTTATAGCCGTTTATGGTGCTATTCAAGGCGCACTAGCTCTTGTGCCGATATTCCCGTATGTTGGCGGTGGCGGTTTCGTGCCACTGTCAGTGGTGTTCTCGGCAATTGGACCATTAGTCCTAGGACCCATTGGTGGTGTTCTTGCAGCTGTAATCGGCGGAACTGTTGGTATGTTCATCAGTCCTGCTACATTCCCACTCGGTCCCTTGGACGTATTACTCACAGGGA includes the following:
- a CDS encoding MBL fold metallo-hydrolase, which translates into the protein MGDKATYICDTFLGPDPVEQILSWFNENGYDLKEFSVFYSHYHYDHVWGSCALGSSTVIAHEKCRELLLEYGESEMQEYGESMIGDAALVLPNATFTQRIELHYDNLTFWHTPGHTPDCSSMYDSEDAVLFVGDNVESPIPFLDTPDIDGYLRSIESYFEVDWDLLVTSHDSPTKEANLIRENIDYLARFLSKGYDSSLDDEATSIRHARNLVTVAKSETEEMGKSISREYLGRARAILERFEDNPTALKLLKKLDQLLSSFY